The window AAATTTATATACTTTTTAAATAATTATAAAATATATGATTAAAGTTTTCAGAAATGTTTAGATAAAGTTTTATATAGCAAAAAGTATAAATCTAGTTAAAATATTATTATAAATTAGGTTTAAAAAAATAAAACATATGTTATAATGAAGAATAGTCATATATGCTTTTATGATAGAGTATAAATTTAAATAATGTATAAAAAATAAGGATAAATTTACTTTATACATATTGAATTAGTTATTGTAATATTTTTTATATAAAAATAGGAAGTTGTATATATTTATGTTTATTATATACAGACAATGCTTTTGTAAATATATTCAGGAGTTTTTATGATAGAAAATTATGATTCAAAAATTGATGAAGTAAATATGGAAAATGTAGTTTTCCATGGTATAAATAAAGATGATTTTTTATTTATAGATTGGATAATTTTAGATGGATGCAATTATAGATGTTCATATTGTTTTGGTCAGAGTTCTCTTGATAAATCACAATTTGTTCCAGTAGAGAAGTTAAAGCATGCTGTTGATCAAATATTTAAAATAAATAGAAAAACATATATTTTTAATATTCTTGGTGGTGAACCAACTTTTTATCCATATTTAATGGATCTAGTGAGTTATATAGATT is drawn from Brachyspira sp. SAP_772 and contains these coding sequences:
- a CDS encoding radical SAM protein, which produces MIENYDSKIDEVNMENVVFHGINKDDFLFIDWIILDGCNYRCSYCFGQSSLDKSQFVPVEKLKHAVDQIFKINRKTYIFNILGGEPTFYPYLMDLVSYID